Proteins co-encoded in one Cytophagia bacterium CHB2 genomic window:
- a CDS encoding DUF4412 domain-containing protein encodes MNFKRIFAVLLLELGFVAAVTAQSFTGVVQQRHFSIPREVLFTLAGEIKDAPTPEEEAFGFSASKVLSRPVPQLLAEMKKRGLALSADQFTYHFGANVIRVDINLSSGNSLFGKNIVYILRSDKKLNWVILPEQQAYLELSADENKSVVTTAKDLLQSFSQNQTAANEPTAPEFQKTAERAVVNGFACTRYTASRSGQLLELWGTAQFPELRRAFEDFVAQMELGEIAELQESGMWPQEMQDLPILSKQLSQGRGMNVLEITSIKPQKVDAALFEIPPAYKKLDMQQLLQEMLLKKIMR; translated from the coding sequence ATGAATTTTAAACGAATTTTCGCCGTTTTGCTTTTGGAATTGGGTTTTGTAGCAGCCGTGACAGCGCAATCGTTCACCGGCGTGGTTCAGCAGCGCCATTTTTCCATTCCGCGCGAAGTCCTGTTCACATTGGCGGGCGAAATCAAAGACGCGCCCACGCCGGAGGAAGAGGCTTTCGGCTTTTCGGCCAGCAAAGTGCTGTCGCGTCCGGTGCCTCAACTTTTGGCGGAAATGAAAAAGCGCGGCCTGGCGCTCAGCGCCGACCAGTTTACGTATCATTTTGGCGCGAATGTCATCCGCGTCGACATCAATCTCAGCAGCGGAAACAGTTTGTTCGGCAAAAATATCGTTTATATTTTGCGCTCGGATAAAAAACTGAACTGGGTTATTTTGCCGGAGCAGCAGGCCTATCTTGAATTAAGCGCCGACGAGAATAAATCCGTGGTGACCACCGCGAAAGATCTATTGCAGAGTTTTTCACAAAATCAAACCGCCGCAAACGAGCCAACGGCGCCGGAGTTCCAAAAAACCGCGGAACGGGCAGTCGTCAATGGTTTTGCGTGTACGCGCTATACTGCGAGCCGTTCCGGCCAGCTCCTGGAACTCTGGGGCACAGCACAATTTCCCGAATTGCGGCGCGCTTTCGAAGATTTTGTTGCGCAAATGGAATTGGGCGAGATCGCGGAATTGCAGGAGAGCGGCATGTGGCCGCAAGAGATGCAAGACCTGCCGATTTTGTCGAAGCAACTTTCACAAGGTCGCGGCATGAATGTTCTGGAAATCACCAGCATCAAACCGCAAAAAGTGGACGCCGCTTTGTTTGAAATTCCGCCCGCATACAAGAAGCTCGATATGCAGCAACTGCTGCAAGAAATGTTGCTTAAAAAAATTATGCGTTAG
- a CDS encoding SAM-dependent chlorinase/fluorinase, translated as MLRRVLLAGVAALLSGFGCSSSPTIAVLTDYGWNDPYAGALQGAILSIHPDARIATITHAIPDYNIREASYVLATAANEFPEGTIFLAVVDPEGGGSRRRIIVETQNKKYFVGPDNGIFTDVIKTSGLQRAVEISNVLWYRRGATSNTFEGRDIFGPAAAHLSKGKSLSDAGKEITDPVMFERVPANLTDAGIVGEILHRDHYGNLVTNVPAPMLAKAGWRTGMALACQINKKSVDAKFVERTSAATKGEFILILNHQGFLELARNRESAGDSLQARAGDEIILRTAGSSTTTIPTSVTPPPASSRPTASK; from the coding sequence ATGTTACGACGAGTTTTATTGGCGGGCGTGGCCGCGCTGCTGTCGGGTTTCGGTTGCAGTTCTTCGCCGACGATTGCCGTTCTCACCGATTATGGCTGGAATGATCCGTATGCCGGCGCCTTGCAGGGCGCGATCCTGTCGATCCACCCGGACGCGCGCATTGCCACGATCACACATGCCATTCCGGATTACAATATTCGCGAGGCGAGTTATGTTCTTGCCACGGCCGCCAATGAATTCCCGGAGGGCACCATTTTTCTGGCGGTTGTCGATCCGGAAGGCGGCGGCAGTCGCCGGCGCATCATCGTTGAAACCCAAAACAAGAAATATTTCGTCGGCCCGGATAACGGCATTTTTACAGATGTCATCAAAACCTCAGGTTTGCAGCGCGCGGTTGAAATTAGCAACGTGTTGTGGTACCGCCGCGGCGCAACCTCAAACACGTTTGAGGGAAGAGACATTTTTGGACCGGCGGCGGCGCATTTGTCAAAAGGCAAAAGCCTGAGCGATGCGGGCAAGGAGATAACCGATCCGGTGATGTTTGAGCGCGTGCCGGCGAATCTCACTGACGCCGGTATTGTCGGCGAAATTTTGCATCGCGATCATTACGGCAATCTCGTGACCAACGTGCCGGCGCCCATGCTCGCCAAAGCCGGCTGGCGCACCGGCATGGCGCTCGCCTGTCAAATCAATAAGAAAAGCGTGGACGCAAAATTCGTCGAACGTACCAGCGCCGCAACTAAAGGCGAATTCATTTTGATCTTGAATCATCAAGGATTTTTAGAATTGGCGCGCAATCGTGAAAGCGCGGGCGACAGCCTGCAGGCAAGGGCAGGCGATGAAATCATTTTGCGCACAGCCGGAAGCAGCACCACGACGATTCCCACCAGCGTCACGCCGCCGCCGGCATCGTCACGGCCAACGGCATCGAAATAA